A stretch of the Duncaniella dubosii genome encodes the following:
- a CDS encoding outer membrane protein assembly factor BamD, producing the protein MLNVVTNKNGILRLSAIAGIAIACSCGGNGDTQKATELLEQAQRAYDSKNYETAIALTDSIKNTYPKEIDVRREALHLSTRATEGLTVQRLQQADSLSAVLAVRGDSLQRLMKFVKNPIEGYYVAATTEPSKFFGTNGLQARVSPDGDFYIMSSLKAKSVKSTSVEVSAGGEKAATSTVAHDGERNDRSMGAEVITFMGVECDSLGKFVSTHAGQPMTLTFVGSTTYSMPLPEKQANEIALLYDYATTLRRFKVATLEKERLSRAVEIARNQAARTFVEKDNEQ; encoded by the coding sequence ATGTTGAACGTAGTAACTAATAAAAACGGAATTCTCAGACTCTCCGCTATCGCGGGGATTGCAATCGCATGCTCCTGCGGAGGGAATGGTGACACCCAGAAGGCCACCGAGTTGCTCGAACAGGCCCAAAGAGCATACGATTCCAAGAACTATGAGACCGCAATTGCCCTCACTGATTCAATCAAAAACACATATCCCAAGGAAATTGACGTGCGTCGTGAAGCACTCCATCTGTCAACCCGGGCAACCGAAGGTCTGACTGTACAACGTCTGCAGCAAGCCGATTCGTTGTCTGCAGTACTTGCCGTCAGAGGCGATTCACTCCAGCGGTTAATGAAGTTCGTCAAAAATCCTATCGAAGGCTACTATGTGGCTGCAACTACAGAACCATCAAAATTTTTCGGTACAAATGGCCTTCAGGCGCGTGTAAGTCCTGATGGAGATTTCTACATCATGTCGTCGCTCAAAGCCAAAAGTGTGAAAAGCACTTCGGTTGAAGTGAGCGCCGGAGGAGAAAAGGCCGCGACATCGACAGTCGCACATGACGGCGAGCGTAATGACCGGTCGATGGGAGCAGAAGTCATTACATTTATGGGAGTCGAATGTGACAGTCTCGGCAAATTTGTCAGCACTCATGCCGGACAACCGATGACTCTTACATTTGTCGGATCAACCACCTATTCCATGCCTCTGCCTGAAAAACAAGCTAATGAAATAGCCCTGCTCTATGATTATGCGACCACCCTCCGACGCTTCAAAGTAGCGACACTTGAAAAAGAGCGTCTGAGCCGCGCTGTTGAGATTGCAAGAAATCAGGCAGCGCGCACATTTGTTGAGAAGGACAACGAACAATAA
- a CDS encoding RelA/SpoT family protein, which translates to MEKTPRPSDERAYIRNLVRRLLVESSDVAKADDFTIVKKAIKNAYADGRSVMDRHGLNKVAHTLETSIALCDMVSPDRNMIIATLVYGLCVDEALSLENVRSLWDEDVERMVNGLRKVSTLYGKQGVVKTDNFRRLLMTFAEDIRVIIIMIVERLTLMRAINHHSDEKFVTDTAFEANYLYAPLAHRLGLYKIKSELEDMSLKYSARETYTKIARELNETKVARDAYIANFIAPLKEKLDATGLKYEIKGRTKSIYSIWNKLRKQQVELSGIYDLFAIRVILDVPLEREKADCWNVYSIVADMYTPNPARMKDWLSIPKSNGYESLHTTVKGPDNKWVEVQIRTKRMDLVAEKGLAAHWKYKGIKSEGDLDTWMNNIRDILETADGPMELMKNFKMDLYDKEVFVFTPRGDLYRLPLGATVLDFAFNIHSKLGCTCVGGKVNGRNRKLNYKLHSGDTVEITTAPGQVPKQDWLSFVVTSKARNKIRQTINERANRSAELGKELLQRRCKNRKVELEEGTLMRTIKKMGYRTVTDFYKAIGDEVIDVNDVITQYELIENADKRAETERRSAEEFELLENNERANNLSDDILIIGDNIKGINYKLSKCCNPIFGDDVFGFVSAEGVIKIHRHDCPNAEHIRYKYPYRVIRTRWSGKVGSRFAATLRIVGNDDIEIVTNITSIINKEKDVTLRNITIDSSDGIFSGFIVVGISDTSSLNNLIKKIKTVKGVKDVERSN; encoded by the coding sequence ATGGAAAAAACGCCCCGTCCCTCCGATGAGAGGGCATATATAAGGAATCTTGTACGTCGGTTGCTCGTTGAAAGCTCAGACGTAGCCAAGGCCGACGATTTTACCATCGTCAAAAAGGCCATCAAAAATGCCTATGCCGACGGGCGGTCCGTCATGGATCGCCACGGGCTAAACAAAGTGGCACACACTTTGGAGACATCTATAGCTTTATGTGACATGGTGTCGCCTGACCGCAATATGATTATCGCCACACTCGTCTACGGACTGTGTGTCGATGAAGCACTATCGCTTGAAAACGTACGTTCGCTCTGGGACGAAGATGTCGAGCGCATGGTCAACGGATTGCGGAAAGTCTCCACGCTTTATGGAAAACAAGGTGTGGTCAAGACCGATAATTTCCGCCGTCTGCTAATGACCTTCGCCGAAGATATCCGCGTTATCATAATAATGATTGTCGAGCGCCTGACCCTAATGCGGGCAATCAACCATCACTCGGACGAAAAATTTGTCACCGACACGGCTTTTGAAGCAAATTATCTCTATGCGCCTCTTGCCCACAGGCTCGGTCTCTATAAAATCAAGAGCGAACTTGAAGACATGTCGCTCAAGTACAGCGCACGTGAGACGTATACTAAAATCGCACGCGAGCTAAACGAAACAAAGGTGGCACGTGATGCCTATATAGCCAATTTCATTGCCCCGCTTAAAGAAAAACTTGACGCGACAGGCTTGAAGTATGAAATCAAGGGACGAACCAAGTCTATTTATTCAATCTGGAACAAACTGCGCAAACAGCAGGTGGAGCTATCCGGCATATATGACCTTTTTGCCATCCGCGTAATTCTCGATGTTCCGCTGGAAAGAGAGAAAGCCGACTGCTGGAACGTCTACTCGATTGTCGCCGACATGTATACACCAAATCCCGCGCGAATGAAGGACTGGCTGTCCATTCCCAAAAGCAACGGCTACGAATCGCTTCATACGACGGTCAAAGGCCCTGACAACAAATGGGTGGAAGTACAAATCCGCACCAAACGCATGGATCTCGTGGCTGAAAAGGGACTTGCAGCACACTGGAAATATAAGGGGATTAAAAGCGAAGGCGACCTTGACACGTGGATGAACAATATCCGCGACATCCTTGAGACGGCCGACGGCCCGATGGAGTTGATGAAAAATTTCAAGATGGACCTTTACGACAAAGAAGTCTTCGTCTTTACTCCGCGTGGCGACCTCTACCGGCTTCCTCTTGGTGCGACTGTGCTTGATTTTGCGTTCAACATCCATTCCAAACTCGGCTGCACATGCGTCGGGGGCAAGGTCAACGGACGTAACCGCAAACTCAACTATAAACTGCATTCCGGCGACACGGTCGAAATCACCACAGCTCCCGGCCAAGTCCCCAAGCAGGACTGGCTATCATTTGTCGTGACATCCAAGGCCCGTAACAAGATACGCCAGACAATCAACGAGCGGGCAAACCGTTCTGCCGAACTCGGCAAGGAACTTCTGCAGCGTCGATGCAAAAACCGCAAAGTCGAACTTGAAGAAGGCACACTGATGCGCACCATCAAGAAAATGGGCTACCGCACGGTCACGGACTTCTATAAGGCAATCGGCGACGAAGTCATTGATGTCAACGATGTCATCACCCAATACGAACTCATCGAGAATGCCGACAAACGCGCGGAAACCGAACGTCGCAGCGCGGAAGAATTCGAGCTTCTTGAAAACAACGAGCGTGCCAACAATCTGTCCGACGACATTCTGATTATCGGCGATAACATAAAAGGTATCAACTACAAGCTTTCAAAATGTTGCAACCCGATTTTCGGTGACGATGTGTTCGGTTTTGTATCAGCCGAAGGCGTAATCAAAATCCACCGCCATGACTGTCCGAATGCCGAACACATACGTTACAAATACCCCTACCGTGTCATCCGCACCCGCTGGTCAGGAAAAGTCGGCAGCCGCTTTGCCGCCACGCTCCGCATAGTCGGAAATGACGATATCGAAATCGTCACCAACATAACCTCTATTATTAACAAGGAGAAAGATGTCACACTGAGAAATATAACAATCGACTCTTCCGACGGCATCTTCTCCGGATTCATTGTCGTAGGTATCAGCGACACTTCCTCACTAAACAACCTTATAAAGAAAATCAAAACCGTAAAAGGCGTAAAAGATGTTGAACGTAGTAACTAA
- the murA gene encoding UDP-N-acetylglucosamine 1-carboxyvinyltransferase, translating to MSTYIIEGGHRLSGSIRPQGAKNEALEVICATLLTSEPVTIHNVPNILDVVNLINLLKAMRVKVDKLSDDTYRFQADDLDEEYISSADFVSRCASLRGSVLVVGPLLARLGQAYFAKPGGDKIGRRKVDTHITGLSKLGAMIAYNEERQAYYLVTVNGLKGCYMLLDEASVTGTANIIMAATLAEGTTTIYNAACEPYIQQLCKMLVGMGASIEGIGSNLLRITGVEKLAGAGHTILPDMIEVGSFIGMAAITRSELTIKDVSYDNLGIIPDSFRRLGINIERRGDDIYIPSQEHYEIETNLDGSIPTIADAPWPGLTPDLLSVMLVTATQCKGSVLIHQKMFESRLFFVDRLIDMGAQIMLCDPHRAVVIGLDHKIPLRANKMHSPDIRAGIAMLLAAMSAKGVSTIDNIDQIDRGYQAIDTRLNSVGACIYRRD from the coding sequence ATGAGCACTTACATTATTGAGGGCGGCCATAGGCTGAGCGGAAGCATCAGACCTCAAGGAGCCAAAAACGAAGCGCTTGAAGTTATCTGCGCAACTCTTCTAACTTCAGAGCCGGTCACCATCCACAATGTGCCCAATATTCTTGATGTGGTCAACCTTATCAACCTTCTTAAAGCCATGAGGGTAAAGGTTGATAAACTGAGCGATGACACATACAGATTCCAAGCCGACGACCTTGACGAAGAATATATTTCAAGTGCTGATTTTGTGTCGCGATGTGCTTCGCTCCGAGGATCGGTTCTTGTCGTAGGGCCGCTGCTTGCTCGTTTGGGACAAGCTTATTTCGCAAAACCGGGAGGTGACAAGATCGGACGACGGAAAGTCGACACACATATCACCGGCCTGTCGAAACTCGGAGCAATGATTGCATATAACGAAGAACGTCAGGCTTACTATCTTGTGACTGTCAACGGTCTCAAGGGATGCTATATGCTTCTTGATGAAGCATCTGTGACAGGCACAGCCAACATAATCATGGCAGCCACACTTGCCGAGGGAACTACAACAATCTACAACGCGGCCTGCGAACCATATATCCAGCAACTGTGTAAAATGCTCGTAGGCATGGGCGCTTCAATCGAAGGCATCGGCTCTAACCTGCTACGCATAACAGGAGTGGAAAAACTTGCAGGTGCCGGACACACTATTCTGCCTGACATGATTGAAGTAGGCAGTTTCATCGGTATGGCTGCAATCACCCGAAGCGAACTTACCATAAAGGATGTCAGCTACGATAATCTTGGCATCATCCCTGATTCGTTCCGTCGCCTCGGCATCAATATCGAACGACGTGGAGACGACATCTATATCCCATCTCAGGAACACTACGAGATCGAGACCAACCTTGACGGCTCGATTCCAACCATCGCCGATGCGCCTTGGCCCGGACTTACACCCGACCTTTTGTCAGTCATGCTTGTCACCGCCACCCAATGTAAAGGCAGTGTGCTCATACATCAGAAGATGTTTGAAAGCCGACTCTTTTTTGTCGACCGACTCATAGACATGGGAGCTCAGATAATGTTATGCGACCCGCATCGTGCCGTGGTCATTGGTCTGGACCATAAAATTCCTCTTCGCGCAAACAAGATGCACTCGCCCGACATCCGTGCCGGCATCGCAATGCTTCTCGCAGCGATGAGCGCCAAAGGTGTATCTACGATTGACAATATCGATCAGATTGACCGTGGGTATCAGGCAATCGACACACGTCTGAACTCTGTCGGCGCATGTATCTACCGAAGAGACTGA
- the murB gene encoding UDP-N-acetylmuramate dehydrogenase has product MITTIDNYDLSARNTFAMNVKCGIFMEYTKADDIPFLLSSIRKDIGKMHIGAGSNILFTDDYPGVVLHSAIKGIQILGENMGNVIVRAGAGEIMEDLVKWACDRELWGIENLSGIPGEVGASAVQNVGAYGTEACDAIVAVHAYDEVEQEFVTFTKEECRYAYRDSIFKKPDARKRYIIHAVDYELSPDAGPNLSYPALQKKFEGCELSSLSPNDVRHAVIATRSSKLPDPATVPSAGSFFKNPVVSEECFNAIVAGESGPDVPHFRVDSGYKIPAAWLIDQCGWKGYSEGNVAVWHLQPLVIVNPERKASPCEVIALEKKIIDSVRDKFGIKLSPEVEHI; this is encoded by the coding sequence ATGATTACGACAATTGACAATTACGACCTTTCTGCCCGCAACACATTTGCAATGAATGTGAAGTGCGGGATATTCATGGAATACACCAAAGCCGATGATATTCCTTTTCTTCTTTCATCAATCCGTAAAGACATCGGAAAGATGCACATCGGTGCCGGGAGCAACATCCTATTCACTGATGATTATCCCGGAGTGGTACTGCACAGTGCCATAAAAGGCATACAGATTCTTGGAGAAAACATGGGTAACGTGATTGTCAGGGCTGGCGCAGGCGAGATAATGGAAGATCTTGTCAAATGGGCTTGCGACCGTGAATTGTGGGGCATTGAAAACCTCTCTGGTATTCCGGGTGAAGTCGGAGCATCGGCAGTGCAGAATGTCGGGGCATACGGCACAGAGGCATGCGATGCCATCGTAGCCGTCCACGCTTATGATGAAGTCGAACAAGAGTTTGTCACCTTTACGAAAGAAGAGTGCAGATATGCCTATCGTGACTCTATTTTCAAGAAGCCTGATGCCAGAAAGCGCTACATCATCCATGCAGTCGACTATGAACTGTCGCCGGACGCCGGTCCGAACCTCTCCTATCCTGCATTGCAGAAAAAATTTGAAGGATGTGAACTGTCATCTCTATCTCCCAATGATGTCCGCCACGCAGTAATCGCAACCCGGTCATCCAAACTTCCGGATCCGGCAACTGTCCCAAGTGCAGGAAGCTTTTTCAAAAACCCTGTTGTAAGTGAAGAATGCTTCAATGCCATCGTAGCCGGAGAATCAGGCCCGGATGTTCCTCATTTCCGTGTCGATAGCGGCTACAAGATCCCTGCCGCATGGCTGATTGACCAATGTGGATGGAAAGGATACAGCGAAGGGAATGTGGCTGTATGGCATCTTCAGCCCCTCGTGATAGTCAATCCTGAGCGTAAGGCATCGCCATGCGAAGTCATCGCCCTTGAAAAGAAAATAATCGACTCTGTGCGTGATAAGTTCGGCATAAAACTCTCACCCGAAGTCGAACATATCTGA
- a CDS encoding Dabb family protein, with the protein MVKHIVCFKLKGDADVRREVAERFKRALLELPSQIDVLQSMEVGINENSAEDWDVVLTAVVPEMEDVAVYANHPAHLAAAAIVGPHKEARACVDYYFA; encoded by the coding sequence ATGGTCAAACATATAGTATGCTTCAAGTTAAAAGGTGATGCAGATGTGCGTCGCGAAGTCGCCGAGCGGTTCAAGCGTGCTCTTCTTGAGCTGCCGTCGCAGATTGATGTTCTTCAATCAATGGAAGTGGGAATCAATGAAAACTCCGCCGAAGACTGGGATGTGGTTCTGACGGCTGTAGTTCCTGAAATGGAGGATGTGGCTGTGTATGCCAATCATCCGGCTCATCTGGCCGCAGCGGCGATTGTCGGGCCTCATAAGGAAGCTCGCGCTTGCGTGGACTATTATTTCGCCTGA
- a CDS encoding HAD family hydrolase has protein sequence MTVVFDLDDTLYAEMEFVRSAYRAIARRYGLHLLDPMMRASSPREAFDSTGLPIADQLKVYREHFPDIRLPWLSLYTLSMLRNRGHRLGLVTDGRSVTQRNKIRALGLERFIDPELIFISEEVGSDKLSGQAFGRIMALCGENDKYVYVGDNPHKDFVAGNRLGWLTVCLLDGAFGENLFDQSLGGLPIENLPRKIICGLTELLDFDGFAKS, from the coding sequence ATGACTGTAGTCTTTGATCTTGATGATACCCTGTATGCCGAAATGGAATTTGTCAGATCGGCATACAGAGCTATCGCCCGGCGCTATGGATTGCATTTGCTTGACCCTATGATGCGTGCTTCCTCGCCACGTGAGGCTTTTGATTCTACCGGGCTGCCGATTGCCGATCAGCTCAAAGTCTACAGAGAACATTTCCCTGACATACGTTTGCCGTGGCTGTCGCTGTATACATTGTCAATGCTTCGGAATCGGGGGCACAGGCTTGGCCTCGTTACCGACGGCCGAAGCGTCACGCAGCGTAACAAGATCAGGGCTCTCGGGCTGGAGCGTTTCATCGATCCTGAACTGATATTCATTTCGGAGGAAGTAGGTTCGGACAAACTCTCAGGACAGGCATTCGGGCGGATAATGGCATTGTGTGGAGAGAATGATAAATATGTTTATGTGGGCGATAATCCACATAAAGATTTTGTGGCAGGAAACCGCCTCGGATGGCTTACGGTGTGTCTGCTGGACGGAGCTTTTGGCGAAAATCTTTTTGATCAGAGCCTTGGTGGCTTGCCTATTGAAAATTTGCCAAGAAAAATTATTTGTGGATTGACGGAGTTGCTTGATTTTGATGGTTTTGCGAAATCGTAG
- a CDS encoding anaerobic ribonucleoside triphosphate reductase, whose product MILTVVKRDGRIVGYNEEKIKAAIRKAMLTTEMGEDEALIARITDRIGMTGSEQMSVEEIQDNVELELMNSPRKEVAKRYIAYRDQRSIARRAKTRDMFLEIIEAKSNDITRENANMNTDSPAGMMMKFASETTKPFVDDYLLSEEAREAVQNGYLHIHDKDYYPTKSLTCVQHPLDRILKYGFVAGHGESRPAKRIETASIIGCISLETAQNEMHGGQAIPAFDFYLAPFVRSSYIEEIKKLEDLNGVNLSHLHDVEIDDYLKKPLDGLQGEARWLQHAVNQTVSRVHQAMEAFIHNMNTIHSRGGNQVVFSSINYGTDTSAEGRCIIRELLNSTYEGVGNGATAIFPIQIWKKKRGVSYLPEDRNYDLYQLACKVTARRFFPNFVNLDATFNQHEKWDANDPLRYNYEVATMGCRTRVFENRYGEKTSIGRGNISFSTMNIVRMAIECMDVEDKEERIACFFKKLDEVLDITARQLCARYDFQKTAMVKQFPLLMSRLWNGSEKLGPNDTIESVINQGTLGIGFIGLAECLIALVGKHHGESEEAQQLGLKIVEHMRDRANEYSEKYQHNFSVLATPAEGLSGKFTSRDRKTFGVIPGITDKIYYTNSNHVPVYYHCSPCHKAKVEAPYHELTRGGHIFYVEVDGDATHNPKAISDIVDLMDRHNIGYASVNHNRNRCMDCGYEDAQENLEECPNCHSHNIDCLQRITGYLVGTTDRWNNAKLAELKDRIVHK is encoded by the coding sequence ATGATACTGACAGTGGTAAAGCGCGATGGCAGAATCGTCGGTTACAATGAAGAAAAAATCAAGGCTGCAATCCGCAAGGCTATGCTCACAACCGAAATGGGCGAGGATGAAGCTCTCATTGCGCGTATTACCGATCGTATAGGCATGACCGGCAGTGAACAGATGTCTGTTGAAGAAATTCAGGACAATGTCGAGCTTGAGCTCATGAATTCTCCGCGAAAGGAAGTCGCCAAACGTTACATCGCATATCGCGATCAGCGGTCGATAGCCCGCAGAGCCAAGACCCGCGACATGTTCCTTGAAATTATCGAGGCCAAAAGCAATGACATCACCCGTGAGAATGCCAATATGAACACGGATTCGCCCGCAGGTATGATGATGAAGTTTGCAAGCGAGACAACAAAACCGTTTGTTGACGATTATCTTCTTTCGGAGGAAGCCCGTGAAGCTGTCCAGAACGGTTATCTCCACATCCATGACAAGGATTACTATCCGACCAAGAGCCTTACGTGTGTCCAGCATCCTCTTGACAGAATTTTAAAATATGGATTTGTCGCAGGCCACGGTGAGTCGCGTCCGGCAAAGCGTATTGAAACTGCAAGTATCATAGGCTGTATATCGCTTGAAACCGCACAGAACGAAATGCACGGAGGACAGGCCATCCCGGCATTTGATTTTTATCTCGCACCTTTCGTCCGTTCATCATACATCGAGGAAATCAAGAAGCTTGAAGACCTCAACGGTGTGAATCTGTCGCATCTGCATGACGTAGAAATCGACGATTACCTGAAGAAACCGCTTGACGGTCTGCAGGGTGAGGCCCGTTGGCTTCAGCATGCTGTAAACCAGACAGTGAGCCGTGTGCATCAGGCTATGGAGGCTTTCATCCACAATATGAATACCATTCATTCGCGTGGTGGCAATCAGGTGGTATTCAGCTCTATAAATTATGGTACTGATACGTCGGCTGAAGGGCGTTGCATCATTCGCGAATTGCTAAACTCGACTTACGAAGGCGTAGGCAATGGTGCTACTGCGATTTTCCCGATTCAGATATGGAAGAAAAAGCGTGGCGTAAGCTATCTGCCTGAGGATCGTAACTATGATCTCTACCAGCTCGCATGTAAGGTCACTGCACGCAGATTCTTCCCGAATTTCGTGAATCTTGATGCTACTTTCAATCAGCATGAGAAATGGGATGCGAATGATCCTTTGCGATACAACTATGAAGTCGCTACTATGGGATGTCGCACGCGTGTGTTTGAGAACCGTTATGGCGAAAAAACTTCGATAGGCCGTGGCAACATCAGCTTCTCTACAATGAATATTGTGCGTATGGCTATCGAATGTATGGACGTCGAAGATAAAGAAGAGCGTATAGCATGCTTCTTCAAGAAACTTGATGAGGTGCTTGATATCACTGCGCGTCAGCTATGTGCACGTTATGACTTCCAGAAGACAGCTATGGTTAAGCAGTTCCCCTTGCTTATGTCACGTCTATGGAACGGGTCTGAGAAGCTCGGCCCGAATGATACGATTGAAAGTGTGATAAATCAGGGTACTCTCGGCATAGGTTTTATCGGTCTTGCCGAATGTCTTATCGCACTTGTCGGCAAGCATCATGGTGAAAGTGAAGAGGCTCAGCAACTCGGTCTGAAAATCGTGGAACACATGCGAGACCGCGCCAATGAGTACAGTGAGAAATATCAGCATAATTTCTCCGTACTTGCCACTCCTGCAGAGGGTCTGTCGGGAAAATTCACTTCGCGTGACCGAAAGACTTTTGGCGTGATTCCGGGAATTACTGATAAGATTTACTACACAAATTCAAATCATGTTCCTGTCTATTATCATTGCTCTCCTTGTCACAAGGCAAAAGTTGAAGCTCCATATCATGAGTTGACACGCGGAGGCCATATATTCTATGTGGAGGTCGATGGTGATGCCACCCACAACCCCAAGGCAATTTCCGATATTGTCGATTTGATGGACCGACATAATATCGGCTATGCTTCCGTCAACCATAACCGCAACCGCTGCATGGACTGCGGATATGAGGACGCGCAGGAGAATCTTGAAGAATGTCCGAATTGCCACAGTCACAACATCGACTGCCTCCAGCGTATAACCGGCTATCTTGTCGGTACGACTGACCGTTGGAACAATGCGAAGCTCGCCGAGCTTAAAGACCGCATCGTCCATAAGTGA